In Bacillota bacterium, the DNA window TCGAACAACCTGACGCAAAGTTGGTGGCCATATGGGATGAGGAGGAAGAACGCGGCCGGCAAGCAGCGGAGAGGTATGATGTGCCCTTCGAGCCAGATCTCGACAAGGTGCTCAGCAGGCCGGAGGTAGATGCTGTGGTCGTCGACACCCCAACATCGATGCACCCTGATGTGATCATCGCTGCGGCAGAGGCAAAAAAGCATATCTTCACAGAGAAAGCGCTGGCCATTACAGTCAGGGAAGCTGACAGAATCGTAGAGGCTGTCAAAAGATCGGGAGTCAAATTCATGATATCCCTGCCCAACCGGTGCCGGCCAGATCGTATCTTCGCCAAGAGGGTCGTAGATGAGAAATTGATCGGAGATATCACCATGGCTCGCCTTCGTGTAGCGCATTCAGCAGCTCTTGACTACTGGTGGAAGCCTGGTAACTGGTTCCGCGACCCCGCAAGGGCAGGAGGAGGAGCATTCATCGACCTTGGCTGCCATACCTTGGATCTTGCGCTGTGGCTTCTTGGGCGGCCTAAGTCTGCCATGGCAAGACTCTCTAACTTCCTGGGGAACTATGAAGTAGATGACAATTCGGTGGCGATGATCGAATTCGAAAACAAGGCCATTGCCATGCTGGATGTCTCATGGGTGCACCGGGCCGGGACCAACACTATCGAGCTCTTTGGAACAGAAGGCTCCCTCGTTATTGGGTCTCCGGGAAACGAAGTCCAGATCATCAGCACAAAGCTGGCTCCTCAGGGGATCCAGGGATG includes these proteins:
- a CDS encoding Gfo/Idh/MocA family oxidoreductase, producing MVGIAMLSFAHVHAPGYAKQVLEQPDAKLVAIWDEEEERGRQAAERYDVPFEPDLDKVLSRPEVDAVVVDTPTSMHPDVIIAAAEAKKHIFTEKALAITVREADRIVEAVKRSGVKFMISLPNRCRPDRIFAKRVVDEKLIGDITMARLRVAHSAALDYWWKPGNWFRDPARAGGGAFIDLGCHTLDLALWLLGRPKSAMARLSNFLGNYEVDDNSVAMIEFENKAIAMLDVSWVHRAGTNTIELFGTEGSLVIGSPGNEVQIISTKLAPQGIQGWINPTKLPDPTPLPMRQWLDAITKDTPTLITIEDGRNLTEIIEACAISSREGRAVTLPL